The Paraburkholderia dioscoreae DNA window AACAGCAGCTTGGCTGCGCCATTGATCGACCCGGTCAGCATGACCGAGCGGAATATCTCCATTTGACGCAGCCGGAAGTCCATGACGTCTCCAAGCGGGCAGGCAGCCCTGTTCCGGGCCGGCGCCGGGCGGTGCTTCGAGGCTGATGGCTGGGCGTCCCGGCGGGCGGCGGCACCACTTTTTCAAGCGTACAGAAATCTGGCCGCGCGTCCAGTCGGGTTGGTGCCTATGCGCGCACCGGATTGCTTCGGTGTGCATTGAAACGCGGCAGTGAGCGCCTGCCGGAGATCGGACGTCACGCATGCTGTGAATTAATCTGTCTTGTGATGACGCGACCGGCAAGCCTACGATAGTCCTGAATCATCGCACCGGCATACGCGCTGCGGCGCTGCTCGTGCGTGGGAATCCGCTTAACCCAATCAGAGAGATCTGCAAATGAGCCTGGATATCGAACCTGCCCATCCAACAATCGCAGCGCGCATTCGCGGTCTGGATCTGCGCCAGCCGTTCAGCGACGAACAGGTCGATGAAATCGGCCAGGCAAGCGCCATTTACCCTGTGCTGATCTTCCCCAATCAGTTGATCGACGACGCGCAGCTGATGGCGTTCAGTCAGAACTTCGGTCCGCTGCAGCCGGTGGTTTCGTTTCATACGGCGAAAGCCGATCATCGGCTCTCGCCGATGGTGTCGGACATCTCCAACCTCGACAAGAACAACCGGACGTTCCCCGCCGGCGACCGGCGCCGGATGAATTTCCTGAGCAGCCGGCGCTGGCACACGGACGGTTCCTATCTGCCCACGCCGAACCGCTATTCGATGCTGCTCGCGTATACGGTCGCACGCGTTGGCGGGCAGACGCAGTTCGCCGACATGCGCGCGGCGTACGACGCGCTGCCCGCCGAGTGGCTGGAGCTCGTCGAAGACCTGACGCTGGAGCACAACGTGATGCATTCGCGCGCGGTGGCCGGCTTCACGGATTTCGACGAAGAAGAACGGCGGCGCTTTCCGGCGACCCATAAAAAACTGGTGCGGCGGCATCCGGTTTCCGGACGCCTGTCGCTGTACCTGTCCGGACACGCATCGCATGTCGTCGGCTGGCCGATTCCGGAAGGACTCGATCTGCTGCGCGAGCTGACCGAATTCGCCACGCAGCCGCAGTTCGTCTACACGCACGAGTGGTCGGTCCGCGACCTCGTGATGTGGGACAACCGTTCGCTGATGCATCGCGCGCGCCGTCATTTTCCTGATACCGACGTGCGCGAGATGCATCGCGCCTCCACCATCGACGACCTCACGTGGGTCC harbors:
- a CDS encoding TauD/TfdA dioxygenase family protein, translating into MSLDIEPAHPTIAARIRGLDLRQPFSDEQVDEIGQASAIYPVLIFPNQLIDDAQLMAFSQNFGPLQPVVSFHTAKADHRLSPMVSDISNLDKNNRTFPAGDRRRMNFLSSRRWHTDGSYLPTPNRYSMLLAYTVARVGGQTQFADMRAAYDALPAEWLELVEDLTLEHNVMHSRAVAGFTDFDEEERRRFPATHKKLVRRHPVSGRLSLYLSGHASHVVGWPIPEGLDLLRELTEFATQPQFVYTHEWSVRDLVMWDNRSLMHRARRHFPDTDVREMHRASTIDDLTWVRPKTIALAG